From the Hevea brasiliensis isolate MT/VB/25A 57/8 chromosome 13, ASM3005281v1, whole genome shotgun sequence genome, the window tcttcttcttgctcttTAGGGTTTTGATTGACGAGAAAAGAAAAGATGAACGGTTTCTTTTCTGTCCAGGTACGTTCCTTTCATTCTTCTTTTTCCTGTGATCAATAATGCCCTGCGATTTCAAAATTCTGTAATGCATTAAATCAGGCCGatatttaaaataattgattttaggGTTTAAAGAAGGAAGAGATGGATCAATTGAAACTATGATTTTGTAAAGATTTTGAATCATTTCAAATACTTATTATTGAAGATATGATAGTTCTATATTGTTTAGGGATGATTTCTATGATTAATTTCATGCATGATTCTACTGTAGATTATTTGTTGTCTTAGAAGTAAAGAATTGCTGTTCTTTTTTTGGTTTTGTAAATCTTTTTCAATGTGATTTTAATTGTTAATGCAGTAAGCGGATGGgatctttttcttttatgtttatatGAATTGAATCAGAAAGGGAGTTCAGCAATTGGGTAACATCCTACATGTTATTGCAGACTTTTTTGAGGTGAAAAATGTTGGTATAAAGTTGTCATCTATTTCAATTGATGCTGCTTTATTTCATGTATTTGACAATAgcattgagattttatttgtgattggaTGCTTTCTACTTAAATTTGGCAGATGTGTCTAAAATGCGATGAATGCTCTCATATTGGTTCCACAAAGGTTGCACCATTCACTGAGGGAAAAAAGAGCGCTGATCATTCGTGCCTGTTAAATTTTACTACAAGTCCTTACCAATCAACTATCCGTACAATGTCTGAAAGTTCTGCACCTAATTTTGTATATAGAAGAAGGAAGCAACGAGGAAACTCTGTTGCCATTTTCTCGGCACAGGTCTGTGAAAGCACAAAGAGAAGTGGAGATGAGTGTCTCTCTGTTGTCAGTTCTGATGCTCCTTCTATTGCAGTTAAGGAGCGACAAATAGTTTCTCAAGGTGAGAATGCTATTGGAGCTACTGTCATACCTATTAATGGATGTTCACTGGCAGAAGAACAGGGTTCTGATGAATCATCCAATAATAGTGGGCAGAAAATCATTGAGGTTGACAGTATAAATGACAGTTGCTCATCATCAAAGTCTGATATGGAACTTGTTTCAGCTTCTATGCAGACTGAAGTGGACAATACTGGTGAGTGCTCCTCATCCAGTGTAAAGGTAGTAGAGGTCTTCGGGGAAGATTTATCAGAAAAGGATTTATGTGTCTCTATAATTAGAAGCCAGGGTGTGCTTGAAGGAGTTTGGCCTAGCAGGACTCATGCCTCTGCTGAAGATGTTGGTGATAGTAGTGCTAGCAGCAATTCTCGGTCTTGCAAAATTTGTGCTCATCCAGAGTCTCCTCTTAAGATGATAATTTGTGATAATTGTGAAGAGGCATTTCATCTATCTTGCTGCAACCCTCGTGTAAAAAGAATACCGGTTGATGATTGGTTTTGTCATTCATGTTCAAAGAAGCGTCGCAAAATCCTTAAAGAGAAAATTTCTAGATCTCCTAATATGATTGGTGAAAAGGGTAGAAGTGGAAATTTTTCTACAATTGAATCAAATCCAATAGCATTGATGTTGAGAGATACTGGGTCATATAAAACCAGTGTCCGAATTGGAAAAGGTTTTCAAGCAGACGTTCCAGACTGGTCAGGTCCAATTACTAAGTATGTGCTTTTTGGTAATCCCTTAATTTGACTTTTGAAACAAATACTTATAAGAAATAGATAACTTCAAGTGAGATGGTATAAATTAGCATCATTTGGGATGATTTGCAAATAAAAATACTAAAGCATCTCAAAAGCAGTGTAAAATGCAACACCAAATGGTTTTTGTGGGTTAAAGAGGTTTGGACTCCCTTTTTGACTGGATATCTTTCTTGAAGATAATTTGTCTGGTAGAATAAAAGCCAAGGAGAAGGATTGGAGAACCTGAGACTATTGAATGCAAGGGGAGCTTTGGGTTGGATTAGGATTGCAATAGATGTTAAAAGATGAAAATAGGAATAGAAAGTGGTGGCTAAGTAAGAGTTATAATTTTTATTAGGTCACAGCATAAGCCTGTTTGCAGCTTCCTCTTTGGGATTTTGTTATGGATCTgatcttttgggaaattttgccAATGATTAATTCGGATGCATATCTACAGTTAATAATAAGGAGGCATTGAATGGCATTTGTAGCTAATCCTTTCATGTGATTCTCTAATATTTCTAGACTCTTCAAAATAAATTAGGAGTTAAGCCTTGTTTGAAAATACATATAATCTTGCCATTCATTATATAACCTGCTATTTTGATTTTGTATAGTGATGAAGATGCATTTGGTGAGGCTTTGGAACTGGATCCATCAGATTTTGTTAGTATGACTGTAAGGCTGCAATTTGTGTTTTGCTTTTTATGTTATAGGTTTCATTTATTAGTAGACTTGCAGGTTCTTAGGATAAATGACACATCCTTttatgcaggatttgaagtcaaACAAGCCATCTAAACTTGGCGCTATTGGTAACTGGCTTCAGTGTAAAGAGGTTATAGATGGTGCAGGAGAAAGTAATATATGTGGAAAGTGGCGCaggtaaaccaaataatgatcctTTTGGGTGATCGTGTTTGTGGGTTTATTTTAACTTGCATATAATCAGAAACTATTGAAGTTTCTCATATGCTTGTTAGAATGTCTAAGCTCTAGCGATACTTTAGTAGGGGTTCCTTTCAATAAAATGTTGTAACTCATATTTTCAAACAGAATTAATTATGTGGAGAATTTATGATCACCAACAATGTGAATGTGAATCATTATGTTTACTGCTTATGTTTCTACAATTGCCTAacttttcaaattttcaattctaTCATATtccttcaatttaattaatttcctaCCATCCTAGTCTGAGGAGCTACaactgaattggtatgctaacataTTTAGGCATGGTAAATACAATTTGAATGATTGATTGGGCACCACCCAAAGTTTTTTAACCCCTTTGAATTTCTTTCTATCAATTTGCAAAACTATAAAATTTTGGGATTTAGACAATTTTGAGTGGGCCTTCTGCCCAACTATTTAGATCATATTCCCAAACTGCTTAGCCATGTCAGCATGCCAATTTAGTGCCAGCTCGACATGAATACACCTCATGGTGTGATTCTGATCCTATATACAGTTTTTCGAGAAAAGTGGGAGGAGATTGTGTGGGTGATAAAAGGCAGGAGTTTAAAGAAAAGGTGCCAACAACTTTAAATTTGTTTCCTATCTTTTCATGGCCTTAGAAGCAAATTTAAACAAGAACCAAGATAAACATTAAAATAGAAGGTTTAGGATTTACACCTAAACTTTCTTATACATCATATCCAAAATATTCTATAATTTCCTCAATAAAGTCCATGTTAAATTGAAACATAGTCCTAAGTTTCTTGAGTTTGCGGCCATAATGTAATGGCAATAGTCTATCGTTACACAAATTTTTTAAAAACTTagcaaaatacaaaaaaaaagat encodes:
- the LOC110657132 gene encoding uncharacterized protein LOC110657132 isoform X2 — encoded protein: MLMCLKCDECSHIGSTKVAPFTEGKKSADHSCLLNFTTSPYQSTIRTMSESSAPNFVYRRRKQRGNSVAIFSAQVCESTKRSGDECLSVVSSDAPSIAVKERQIVSQGENAIGATVIPINGCSLAEEQGSDESSNNSGQKIIEVDSINDSCSSSKSDMELVSASMQTEVDNTGECSSSSVKVVEVFGEDLSEKDLCVSIIRSQGVLEGVWPSRTHASAEDVGDSSASSNSRSCKICAHPESPLKMIICDNCEEAFHLSCCNPRVKRIPVDDWFCHSCSKKRRKILKEKISRSPNMIGEKGRSGNFSTIESNPIALMLRDTGSYKTSVRIGKGFQADVPDWSGPITNDEDAFGEALELDPSDFVSMTDLKSNKPSKLGAIGNWLQCKEVIDGAGESNICGKWRRAPLFDVQTDDWECFCSFLWDPIHADCAVPQELDTDQILQQLKYIQMLRPQLDAKR
- the LOC110657132 gene encoding uncharacterized protein LOC110657132 isoform X1; the protein is MNGFFSVQMCLKCDECSHIGSTKVAPFTEGKKSADHSCLLNFTTSPYQSTIRTMSESSAPNFVYRRRKQRGNSVAIFSAQVCESTKRSGDECLSVVSSDAPSIAVKERQIVSQGENAIGATVIPINGCSLAEEQGSDESSNNSGQKIIEVDSINDSCSSSKSDMELVSASMQTEVDNTGECSSSSVKVVEVFGEDLSEKDLCVSIIRSQGVLEGVWPSRTHASAEDVGDSSASSNSRSCKICAHPESPLKMIICDNCEEAFHLSCCNPRVKRIPVDDWFCHSCSKKRRKILKEKISRSPNMIGEKGRSGNFSTIESNPIALMLRDTGSYKTSVRIGKGFQADVPDWSGPITNDEDAFGEALELDPSDFVSMTDLKSNKPSKLGAIGNWLQCKEVIDGAGESNICGKWRRAPLFDVQTDDWECFCSFLWDPIHADCAVPQELDTDQILQQLKYIQMLRPQLDAKR
- the LOC110657132 gene encoding uncharacterized protein LOC110657132 isoform X3, with protein sequence MCLKCDECSHIGSTKVAPFTEGKKSADHSCLLNFTTSPYQSTIRTMSESSAPNFVYRRRKQRGNSVAIFSAQVCESTKRSGDECLSVVSSDAPSIAVKERQIVSQGENAIGATVIPINGCSLAEEQGSDESSNNSGQKIIEVDSINDSCSSSKSDMELVSASMQTEVDNTGECSSSSVKVVEVFGEDLSEKDLCVSIIRSQGVLEGVWPSRTHASAEDVGDSSASSNSRSCKICAHPESPLKMIICDNCEEAFHLSCCNPRVKRIPVDDWFCHSCSKKRRKILKEKISRSPNMIGEKGRSGNFSTIESNPIALMLRDTGSYKTSVRIGKGFQADVPDWSGPITNDEDAFGEALELDPSDFVSMTDLKSNKPSKLGAIGNWLQCKEVIDGAGESNICGKWRRAPLFDVQTDDWECFCSFLWDPIHADCAVPQELDTDQILQQLKYIQMLRPQLDAKR